CTTTACTGTCGGGCGAGAAGTTGTAACCTACGCCGCCGCCCAGCATAAACACGGGCGATACAAATTTACCCGGGGTAACATCGGTGTATTTTCCGGTCTCGGTGTTAAATACAATGATGTGGGAATATTTCCCCTTGGCGTATTGTGTCCAGTGACGAAACAACAGGTGATCGGTCACATAGGCCTGGATGGGACCGTTGTGTGACAACGAGTCGTTGCGGGCGTTGCACTCACTGTTGGCGCCGCAATCGGGATAAACTTCTGCCGAAAAGGCAATCAGTTTGTTGTTAGGCGACAATACCGGGGCGTCTACACCCATCGAGAAATCGGTAACCTGTTTCGACTTCCCGGTTGCAAATGAATAGTGAACCATTTGCGGAGCTCCCGATGCCGTCGACACATAATAGAGGTCTTTGCTGTCGCTGGTCCAGATGGGATCGTAATTTCCCTTGTGATCGGTGGTTACCGGGGTGACGCCACTGCCGTCGGCGTTCATCACATAGATGTCGGTCATCGATTTACCTTTCGGCATATCGTAATCGGTTACCGTGAAGGCAACGCGCATGCCGTCGGGCGAAACTACGGGAGAGCCCACGTGACGTACTTTGTACAAATCGGCGATGGTAAACGCGCTTTTCTGCGGAAACGCTGCCTCCGCAGTAAAGAGGAAGACCATCACAAAGAGATAAAGAATTCGTTTCATACTTCTTTTCGAATTTTAAATCATTGATGAATGAATAAATATCTTGTCATCCAGGTTTCGGGTTATAAGCAACAATGCAAACAAACCGATACCCTTATTGTTTGCCACTGGCACATAAACTCCTGAAATGGAGTTATTATTCATTGGTTTTAGGCAGGATTTTCAGTCTGGTTTTGACCTTGCGGGAAAGGATTTCACCACAATAGATAGATTTTGGACGAGAAAATTACAAAGAAAAGGAGGAGAGGGGCATGAATTTTCTCATGATATGTCATTTTTAAGCAACTTTAAAGAATGTATCCCCTTCCGGGAAGTCGGTGATGCCCTCTTTTTTTACCGAATCTGGCTGTGTGATGCTGTTTGCCTCTTCGGGAATACGGTTCGTAGTTGTAGCAATACGTGAACCACGCGAAGCAATGCACGACGGACGCGAAGCAACGCACGACGGACGTGAAGAAATGCATAACGAACCTGTAGCAACCCGTCACGCACGTGAAGCAATGCACGACTGACCTGAAGCAACGCACGCCGCAACTATAGCAGGTCATGCTGCACATGTAGCAACACAAACCGGACGTTACGTGGTTGACCTACCCTAAAATAGCTTGACAGATTTATACTTAATTGGTGAGTCCGGTTGCTTGTTATTTCGTAACAACTGGATTCCAAATATACTTCTTTTTATCTTCCTGCCCGGTCCGTCGTTTGTAAGAGTAAAACCTGAAAACAGAGTTCAGATTGTTTCTAAACCCTGAAGTAGCCGGAAACTCTCCCTGTTATTCCTGTTCTCTCATCACAGGTTTTCTCTTACACCGGGTTCGTTCGACAGATTTTTATGTATCACCTGATTCACGCTTCAACGGATAGGAACGCTTTTTCCAGTGTTTCTTTAATGTTCCGGTTTGCTTATGTGCATCAGTGGGGAACATCATGTCCACACTACGATGCGGCCGTTTATGATTGTATTTGTATACAGCGATTTTTACCGCTTCCAGGGCTGCGTGATAATCGGCAAAGGTATCCTGTAAGCTGTACTCTCCCTTTAAAATACCGTTGACACGTTCGGCTACCGCATTTTCATAAGGGTCTCCGTTTTCGGTCATTGATATGCCGATTTTAGCTCCCTGCAGGTAGTTCACATAATCATTGCAGCAATACTGAATCCCCCTGTCGGAGTGATGAATCAGGTTCGGCTTTACACCTTCGCCGGCAACGGCCATTCTTAGGGCATTTAAGGCCCCTTCACTGGTCAGGTCGGGCCAGAGGCTCCATCCGACAATTTTCTTCGAATAGGCATCAGTTACCAGGGACAGGTAGACAAACCCTTTTTCAGTTCGCAGGTAGGTAATATCACTGACCCAGAGTCTGCCTGAACTGACCAGTTCGATATCCCGGATTAGATTGGGATACTTACGGTAAAAATGGTTCGAATTAGTGGTTTTCGGACCCCGCTTACGGCGCCGCACCAACAAACCGTGCTCCCCGAGCAGGTTGAAAAACTTGTCTCTTCCGTATTTGATATTGTGTTCCTGTAGTGTGGAAGCCAGTAACAAAAGGAGTTTCTCTGCTCCCATGCGGGGATGTTCGCGGCGAAGTATTTTCACCTGCTTTAAAATGAACACCTCCTGCATTTGTTTTACTGAGTGACGCTTTTTGCTATCGTACCAGGCCTGGCGGCTAAACCCAAACAGTTCACACAGTACCGATTTGGATACCAACGGGTACATGTGTGCCAGTACTTCTACTGTTTGGGGCCAGACTTTTTTCGAATCTCTAATTTGTAGTCCTGCTCAGCAATGTCAATTATCGTATTCAGGCCCACATTTTTCATCTTCGCCAGTTCAAGCTGTTTTTCCAGCTCTTTGATACGCTTCTCCAGCGCTTTTACATCTGTTCTTTCTTTTCCACTCATCGCCTGTAAAGATAAGTGAATATCATCGGAATAACGTTCCTGCCAGTTCCTGATAATGCGCCGGTACTGGGAACCTAAATCAAACCGGTCGCGTGCCTGACCTCTCCTAAAATAGCTTGACAGATTTATACTTAATTGGAGAGGGGATAAGGTTATTCTTCCCGTGTGCTGTTCAGGTAATAGCTTAATGCTCCGGAGGGACATTGAGCTATCTGGTCTTTGAGCTCAGCGGTGGTGGCTTTGTCGATGGTTACCCAGGGCCGCTCTCCGGGATGGTAGACTTTGGGCAGGGTCTTTACGCATACGCCCGAGTGAATGCATCGTCCGGGTTTCCAAACGATAGTTAACTCACCATTGGTGTATTACTTGATGATTTCCTTCTCCATAATCAGCGAATATTTACTCCTTTTAATACCAATGATTTCCATTCGGGATTCCGCGCTATAAAGGTGGCCACAAACGGACAGAGCGGAACAAGTGTAAG
This Prolixibacter sp. NT017 DNA region includes the following protein-coding sequences:
- a CDS encoding IS3 family transposase; this encodes MYPLVSKSVLCELFGFSRQAWYDSKKRHSVKQMQEVFILKQVKILRREHPRMGAEKLLLLLASTLQEHNIKYGRDKFFNLLGEHGLLVRRRKRGPKTTNSNHFYRKYPNLIRDIELVSSGRLWVSDITYLRTEKGFVYLSLVTDAYSKKIVGWSLWPDLTSEGALNALRMAVAGEGVKPNLIHHSDRGIQYCCNDYVNYLQGAKIGISMTENGDPYENAVAERVNGILKGEYSLQDTFADYHAALEAVKIAVYKYNHKRPHRSVDMMFPTDAHKQTGTLKKHWKKRSYPLKRESGDT
- a CDS encoding (4Fe-4S)-binding protein — encoded protein: MVWKPGRCIHSGVCVKTLPKVYHPGERPWVTIDKATTAELKDQIAQCPSGALSYYLNSTREE